From Manduca sexta isolate Smith_Timp_Sample1 chromosome 21, JHU_Msex_v1.0, whole genome shotgun sequence, the proteins below share one genomic window:
- the LOC115444256 gene encoding luciferin 4-monooxygenase — MLCLLTSAASCQSNLLQITSVVLNFRFKMFVHDNYVRGNENIQVPAHLNFGKYILDKIKLRNDEIALENSDTGEKLTYKEFTQYAVNLSTLLTKLGVGRGDTVAVGSEKRNEFVPTVLGIVFTGATYTPYDLKSGRAALKHKLSVAKPKYFICSHTFWTMYSDILKSFDCIHKLFTLDDAMDDGVSIKSLILSDVDVNRFEPASVHGQIDTAFILYSSGTTGMPKGVQLTHLNCILNSLPDDFSDESLKTAFLFGEWYHNYDTFMTYKFLALGRKIVYVNHATPESFLKSVENNQVNIAFVVPSLVGYLSKADDAEKYNLSSLHTIYSRSSPLHSKTIKTVKSRFPKLKNILQGYGMTEAGELTSESWGTKGSKLGSVGMASPGITLKVVDSETRKILGPNERGEICLRGPVFMKGYVGVDPSIYLDEEGFFKTGDLGYYDEDRYFYIVDRMKEIIVYDGYKVAPLELETILQSHPEVYEAGVVGKPVPDYGEEPTAFVVRQPGSNVTEKELIDYVSTEVPPYMQLRGGVNFIEKLPRNPRGKILRHQLRNMLN; from the exons ATGCTTTGCCTACTCACTTCGGCAGCGAGTTGTCAGTCGAACTTGTTGCAAATAACAagtgttgttttaaattttcgcTTTAAAATGTTCGTTCATGATAATTACGTGCGTGGTAACGAAAACATACAAGTACCGGCGCACTTGAATTTCGGAAAATACATACTAGACAAGATTAAACTGAGAAATGATGAAATAGCTTTG GAAAACTCAGACACTGGTGAAAAACTAACATACAAGGAATTTACACAATACGCCGTCAATCTATCCACTCTCCTGACAAAGTTAGGGGTCGGGCGAGGCGACACGGTTGCAGTGGGATCGGAAAAACGCAATGAATTTGTTCCAACCGTTCTTGGGATCGTGTTCACTGGTGCGACATACACCCCTTATGATTTAAAGAGTGGCAGAG CTGCATTAAAACACAAGCTATCCGTGgcaaaaccaaaatattttatatgctcGCACACATTTTGGACAATGTATAGCgacatattaaaaagttttgacTGCATACACAAATTGTTCACATTGGACGATGCAATGGACGATGGAGTTTCAATAAAAAGCTTGATATTGAGCGATGTTGACGTAAATCGATTCGAGCCAGCGTCTGTACACGGCCAGATAGATACGGCTTTCATTTTGTATTCTTCGGGAACCACCGGCATGCCGAAAGGTGTTCAGTTGACACACTTAAATTGCATTCTAAATAGTTTACCGGATGA ttttagCGATGAATCTCTCAAAACGGCCTTCCTGTTTGGAGAGTGGTATCATAATTACGATACTTTCATGACATATAAGTTTTTGGCACTCGGaagaaaaattgtttatgtaaatcATGCCACCCCTGAATCGTTTCTTAAAAGCGTTGAAAATAACCAA GTAAACATCGCATTTGTGGTTCCATCTCTCGTTGGTTACTTATCGAAAGCTGACGATGCTGAGAAGTACAACCTTAGTTCACTTCACACAATTTATTCTCGTTCATCGCCTCTTCACagcaaaactataaaaacagtCAAATCTAg GTTtccaaaattgaaaaatattttacaagggTACGGAATGACAGAAGCGGGTGAGCTGACTTCCGAAAGCTGGGGAACAAAAGGCTCTAAACTAGGCAGTGTCGGTATGGCTTCCCCGGGAATCACTTTGaag gttGTAGACTCAGAAACCCGCAAAATTCTGGGTCCAAACGAGCGTGGTGAAATTTGCCTTAGAGGCCCCGTCTTTATGAAGGGTTACGTAGGAGTAGATCCTTCAATTTATTTAGATGAGGAGGGCTTCTTCAAAACTGGTGACTTAGGGTATTACGACGaagacagatatttttatattgttgataGAATGAAAGAAATCATCGTTTATGATGGTTACAAG GTCGCGCCTTTAGAGTTGGAGACAATACTGCAGTCACATCCAGAGGTTTATGAGGCCGGTGTGGTTGGGAAACCAGTGCCTGATTATGGTGAAGAACCAACCGCCTTCGTTGTTAGACAACCAGGTTCTAATGTTACTGAGAAAGAAttaattgattatgtttctacgGAG GTTCCACCTTATATGCAGTTAAGAGGTGGAGTTAACTTCATTGAAAAATTGCCAAGAAATCCTAGAGGAAAGATTTTGCGCCATCAGCtaagaaatatgttaaattaa